The Lepus europaeus isolate LE1 chromosome 6, mLepTim1.pri, whole genome shotgun sequence genome includes a window with the following:
- the LOC133762310 gene encoding HIG1 domain family member 1A, mitochondrial-like — translation MTINIDVSLSSYDKDQGSKLIRKAKEVPFVPIGMAGFAAIVAYGLHKLKSRGNTKMSLHLIHMRVAAQGFVVGAMTLGMGYSMYQEFWTKPKP, via the coding sequence ATGACAATCAATATAgatgtttctctttcttcataTGATAAAGATCAGGGATCCAAACTTATCCGAAAAGCTAAAGAGGTGCCATTTGTCCCCATTGGAATGGCGGGGTTTGCAGCGATTGTGGCATATGGACTGCACAAACTGAAGAGCAGGGGAAATACGAAAATGTCCCTTCACCTCATCCACATGCGTGTGGCAGCTCAAGGCTTTGTGGTAGGGGCAATGACTCTTGGTATGGGATATTCCATGTATCAGGAATTCTGGACAAAACCTAAACCTTAG